Proteins from a genomic interval of Candidatus Alcyoniella australis:
- the queD gene encoding 6-carboxytetrahydropterin synthase QueD, with translation MYLLTVKADFAAAHALRGYKGACESLHGHNWIVELTLSAAVLDEVGLGIDFKEMKNQLNAELERFDHGFLNEVEPFERINPSSENISRVLYERLSKRLNSDNVKVVEVALWETPNSRAAYRP, from the coding sequence ATGTATCTGCTGACGGTTAAGGCTGATTTCGCCGCAGCCCACGCCCTGCGCGGTTATAAGGGGGCGTGCGAGTCGCTCCACGGTCACAACTGGATCGTCGAGCTGACTCTCAGCGCCGCGGTTCTGGACGAAGTGGGCCTTGGCATTGATTTTAAGGAAATGAAAAATCAGCTCAATGCTGAACTAGAGCGATTTGACCACGGCTTTCTCAACGAGGTCGAGCCCTTCGAGCGGATCAATCCCAGCAGCGAAAACATCTCACGCGTGCTCTACGAACGCCTTTCAAAGCGCCTCAACAGTGACAACGTCAAGGTTGTCGAAGTGGCGCTGTGGGAAACACCCAACTCGCGGGCCGCATACCGTCCCTGA
- a CDS encoding glycosyltransferase family 39 protein codes for MRRLHEPLVLLAIVALAAVLRLLGLDDQSLWHDEVSTLTISNRPLADMLALVGLADVNPPLSYALFNLWSRISDAAAWMRLLPALLGIAAVAVLYLLARRLNGPRVAGASALLLAVNPFHVYFSQELRYYTLFALMCLLCTWALMRWIDRRDRRSEHLYVLAAGAAIWTHYFSLFLLLGHAALIVYLRRDAPSWSRRIKAVAKLALLCLPLAFPIAVQLLFNRSFQFRELASVGRSIWQVWISLAIGGPESDVTALLPWIDALPHDSTAFMLLLALLALPFWMLYGCGLIGDKRTPLLRPLLLFCALGPLLVVFLLSLAAPIMRPNYLIGYLPLICLAAGAGFVSLRSWMRYAAWGLLALCIALSLLSIKQARSDPKLQRDDWRGAAQHLAQLASQDDLVLVYHDGAAGGFLHYYHGPAQVEYILLCDPFVFGQLEQQPIEVWIKRNLRKHNPQRVWLVTSYEGFFDPAGFARQYIDANWIRDPRIDFIDYRVEILLFYTSAAAAIDALETQATELIEIAQENFDPLQLARGFSYSGEDRLAWLAPQSLALLRASGARNALELSGFADLSLLNDRPVTIDLELDGNSLGSFKIEHSGLFERRIELADTTTSGQNLALRLSISPSFVPSDVGFPGDDRPKTIQLSRIALVQ; via the coding sequence TTGCGTCGTTTACATGAGCCGCTGGTCTTGCTGGCGATAGTCGCCCTAGCCGCAGTGCTGCGCCTACTGGGTCTGGACGATCAGTCGCTGTGGCACGACGAGGTCAGCACGCTGACGATCAGCAATCGACCGCTGGCGGACATGCTGGCGCTTGTCGGGCTGGCCGACGTAAATCCGCCGTTGAGCTATGCACTGTTCAACCTCTGGTCGCGCATCAGCGACGCTGCGGCCTGGATGAGGCTGCTGCCCGCGCTGCTGGGCATTGCGGCGGTGGCAGTGCTCTACCTCTTGGCGCGACGTTTGAACGGACCGCGCGTGGCCGGCGCATCGGCACTGCTGTTGGCGGTCAATCCGTTCCATGTCTACTTCTCGCAGGAACTGCGCTACTACACGTTGTTTGCCCTGATGTGCCTGCTGTGCACCTGGGCCCTTATGCGCTGGATCGATCGCCGCGACAGACGTTCAGAGCACCTGTATGTGCTGGCCGCGGGAGCTGCGATCTGGACGCATTACTTCAGTCTGTTCCTGTTGCTGGGTCACGCAGCATTGATCGTCTATCTGCGCCGGGACGCGCCGAGTTGGTCCAGGCGGATCAAGGCTGTTGCCAAACTTGCGCTGCTTTGCCTTCCCCTGGCCTTCCCGATCGCCGTGCAGCTGTTGTTCAACCGTTCCTTTCAATTTCGTGAGCTGGCGTCGGTCGGTCGATCAATTTGGCAGGTCTGGATTTCTCTGGCGATCGGAGGTCCGGAGTCGGACGTTACAGCCCTGTTGCCTTGGATCGACGCCCTTCCTCACGACTCGACGGCCTTCATGCTGTTGCTGGCCTTGCTCGCGTTGCCCTTCTGGATGCTCTACGGCTGTGGATTGATCGGCGACAAGAGAACACCGCTGCTGCGCCCCCTGTTGCTTTTCTGTGCGCTTGGTCCGTTGCTGGTAGTTTTTCTGTTGTCGCTGGCCGCTCCGATAATGCGGCCGAATTATCTAATCGGCTACTTGCCGCTGATCTGCCTGGCAGCCGGCGCCGGATTCGTTTCATTACGCTCCTGGATGCGTTACGCCGCATGGGGCCTGTTGGCGTTGTGCATCGCGCTGAGTCTACTTTCGATCAAACAGGCGCGTAGCGATCCCAAATTGCAGCGTGACGATTGGCGCGGGGCGGCGCAACATCTGGCGCAGCTCGCATCGCAAGACGACCTGGTTTTGGTCTACCACGACGGGGCGGCCGGCGGATTTTTGCACTACTACCACGGCCCGGCGCAGGTTGAATATATCCTGCTCTGCGACCCGTTCGTCTTCGGCCAACTCGAACAACAGCCGATCGAGGTTTGGATCAAACGCAACCTGCGCAAGCACAATCCGCAACGCGTCTGGCTGGTAACCAGCTATGAGGGCTTCTTCGATCCTGCGGGATTCGCTCGCCAGTATATTGACGCGAATTGGATCCGCGATCCGCGAATCGACTTTATCGATTACCGAGTCGAGATCCTGCTGTTCTACACCAGCGCCGCGGCGGCCATCGATGCCCTGGAAACTCAGGCCACTGAGCTGATCGAGATTGCCCAAGAAAACTTCGATCCGTTGCAGTTGGCTCGTGGATTTAGCTACTCCGGCGAAGATCGTCTGGCCTGGTTGGCCCCGCAATCGCTTGCGCTGCTGCGCGCATCAGGCGCGCGCAACGCCTTGGAACTCAGCGGATTTGCGGATCTCTCATTGTTGAACGATCGCCCCGTTACCATCGATCTCGAGCTTGACGGCAACAGCCTGGGAAGCTTCAAAATTGAACACAGTGGATTATTCGAACGTCGGATTGAGCTCGCTGATACGACGACCTCGGGGCAGAATCTGGCGCTGCGTTTGTCGATCAGTCCAAGCTTCGTTCCCTCCGACGTAGGCTTTCCCGGGGACGATCGACCAAAGACGATTCAACTCTCGCGGATTGCGTTGGTCCAGTAG
- the recJ gene encoding single-stranded-DNA-specific exonuclease RecJ codes for MLRKPRRWILPETDNQSATTPFPGSEELHPLVRRILEGRGISSEQAPGFLNPSLSDLIEPLGLKGMQVAVERLEQAVVERQPLAIYGDYDVDGLTSTAILSEFFREIDVPVLNYIPNRLREGYGLNSQALDTIAAQGPRLVVTVDCGTAAVAEAEYAHSLGIELIITDHHKAGDTPPRCVAMVNPNQPGCTFPDKGLAGVGVAFYLLIALRRRLRETNAVPEERIPDLKSLLDLVALGTVADIAPLKGQNRILVSKGLKLLSEESRLGIRALKKVAGMTGQRVSAGSVGFRLGPRINAAGRLGMAEFALKLLTTRNALEASEMADLLERENRTRQQIEREMYDQASRMLRDMGDDVSGLYSLVLASDGWHQGVVGIVASKLSEELHLPVAMISLKGAIGRGSARGIQQLDLYDALSDSRELFEDFGGHKYAAGFSIKLDNVQQLRENFEQSVRSRIQPDDLMPQLKIDSEIDPQIINDQLLNELSALAPFGAGNPEPVFAAFNIKLINSKVVGGDHLKLWLDSGKGTLEAIGFNMGRLHDQLSDRVHLAFCPRFDMFGGRRKITLHLRDVKLPD; via the coding sequence GTGTTGCGTAAGCCCCGCCGCTGGATTCTTCCCGAGACGGACAATCAGTCAGCAACTACACCGTTCCCCGGCAGTGAGGAGCTGCATCCGCTGGTGCGTCGTATTTTGGAGGGCCGCGGCATCTCTTCTGAGCAGGCGCCCGGATTTCTAAACCCGTCGCTGTCCGACCTGATTGAACCGCTGGGGCTCAAGGGGATGCAGGTCGCAGTCGAGCGCCTGGAGCAGGCGGTGGTCGAACGCCAACCGCTGGCGATCTACGGCGATTACGACGTGGACGGTCTGACCTCGACGGCGATCCTCAGCGAGTTCTTCCGCGAAATCGACGTCCCGGTGCTCAACTACATCCCCAACCGGCTGCGCGAGGGTTACGGCCTCAACTCACAGGCCCTCGATACAATCGCCGCCCAGGGGCCGCGGCTGGTCGTTACTGTCGATTGCGGCACTGCGGCAGTGGCCGAGGCCGAATACGCTCATAGCCTTGGAATCGAACTGATCATCACCGACCACCACAAGGCCGGGGATACGCCTCCACGTTGCGTGGCGATGGTCAATCCCAATCAGCCGGGTTGTACTTTTCCGGACAAAGGTCTGGCAGGCGTCGGGGTCGCGTTCTATCTGTTGATAGCCTTGCGTCGCAGATTACGCGAGACCAATGCAGTGCCCGAAGAACGCATTCCCGATCTTAAATCACTGCTCGATCTGGTGGCGCTGGGTACGGTGGCCGACATCGCGCCGCTGAAGGGCCAAAATCGGATACTGGTCAGCAAGGGACTCAAGCTGCTCAGCGAGGAGTCGCGTCTGGGAATCAGGGCGCTGAAAAAGGTCGCCGGCATGACCGGTCAGCGGGTGAGCGCCGGATCGGTGGGGTTCCGCCTCGGGCCGCGAATCAACGCGGCCGGCAGGTTGGGCATGGCGGAGTTCGCGCTGAAGCTTTTAACAACTCGAAACGCGCTCGAGGCCAGTGAGATGGCTGACCTGTTGGAGCGCGAGAACCGCACGCGCCAACAGATCGAACGCGAGATGTACGATCAGGCGAGCCGTATGTTGCGCGACATGGGCGACGACGTCTCAGGGCTTTACAGCTTGGTGTTGGCCTCCGACGGTTGGCACCAGGGCGTAGTTGGGATCGTGGCCAGCAAGCTCTCCGAGGAGCTGCACTTGCCGGTGGCAATGATCTCGCTCAAGGGTGCAATCGGCCGGGGCTCCGCCCGTGGGATCCAGCAGCTCGACCTGTACGACGCGCTTTCTGACAGCCGCGAGCTATTCGAGGATTTTGGAGGACACAAGTACGCTGCCGGCTTCTCGATCAAGCTCGATAATGTCCAGCAGCTGCGCGAAAATTTCGAGCAGTCGGTGCGCTCGCGTATCCAGCCCGACGACCTGATGCCGCAGCTCAAAATCGACTCGGAAATCGATCCGCAGATTATCAACGATCAGTTGCTGAACGAACTCTCCGCCCTGGCGCCTTTTGGCGCCGGCAATCCCGAGCCGGTGTTCGCCGCGTTCAACATTAAGCTGATCAACAGCAAGGTGGTGGGAGGCGACCATCTCAAGTTATGGCTCGACTCGGGCAAGGGTACGCTCGAGGCGATCGGCTTTAACATGGGGCGGCTTCACGATCAACTGAGCGATAGAGTCCACTTGGCGTTCTGCCCACGCTTCGACATGTTCGGGGGACGTCGCAAGATCACGCTGCACCTGCGCGACGTCAAACTTCCTGACTGA
- a CDS encoding glycosyltransferase family 39 protein translates to MVNSRQRVDWALALLIVLFLIWRAVLLLYSPYVYDEEEYKTGSIAHLVIVGPQLPLLELTPGDYEGGTLVAGLLTVIPFKLLGENHLALKTVAIAFSLLLLVSIYLLVKRLASRTAALIAGGMLILAPPYVSQVTLLPWGNYAEAAALSALTFLIAMPMFERGSRSPIRMFALGLLAGFGTYMHYGYLAAPLSVCLMWFARDRLRFFGPALLYFLLGALIGFAPWILYNATHDFWGLQRIRDAIGSPGSGAPVGVGERLQAMVVRFGALFIDDLPASFHFRDSLGLPRKLWAYVWYLPACVGLIIVALKSRGGPRAMLRGGAWPKGAFACVIWVYLLIYALIFSATDYGLFLSGWQSLDPESHAHIFVMLPWLAAAIGLSAHYLLNGSRPKIWLPLLLCGPLIAGTIGQSSLLQFDKPQVERLRSKAWDEGIIYVEIGSKWARDPDRLWEIGGQLGDLEASYFSFGVGIQFGLWNDGSARRALQACDRHFDRANAPYCALGVGVGLYTVPNLSPTARRAVIDAVESDYSDLVKAGAAIGEIWVDAAAGPYFERSWQRDFRELGATPEDADRLQRFIDLQLKMLEVQPPK, encoded by the coding sequence ATGGTGAACTCCCGACAACGCGTGGACTGGGCGCTGGCGCTGCTGATCGTGCTGTTCCTGATTTGGCGCGCTGTGCTGCTGCTGTACTCGCCCTATGTTTACGACGAGGAGGAGTACAAGACCGGATCGATCGCCCATCTGGTGATCGTCGGGCCGCAGCTTCCGTTGCTCGAGCTGACACCCGGTGACTACGAGGGCGGAACGCTGGTCGCCGGTCTGTTGACCGTGATCCCATTTAAGCTGCTGGGTGAGAATCACCTGGCGCTCAAGACCGTGGCCATTGCTTTTTCTTTGCTGCTGTTGGTCAGCATCTACCTGCTGGTCAAACGGTTGGCATCGCGCACGGCCGCGCTGATCGCAGGCGGAATGCTGATTCTAGCGCCGCCCTACGTAAGCCAGGTGACGTTGCTCCCCTGGGGCAACTACGCCGAGGCCGCGGCCCTAAGCGCCCTGACGTTCCTGATCGCCATGCCGATGTTCGAACGCGGCAGCCGTTCACCAATCCGAATGTTCGCTCTGGGTCTGCTGGCGGGGTTTGGCACGTACATGCATTACGGTTATCTGGCCGCCCCGCTCAGCGTATGCCTGATGTGGTTCGCGCGCGATCGATTGCGGTTTTTTGGTCCGGCGCTGCTGTACTTCCTACTCGGCGCGCTGATCGGCTTTGCGCCCTGGATTTTGTACAACGCGACCCATGATTTCTGGGGCTTACAACGGATACGCGATGCTATCGGATCGCCGGGCTCAGGGGCGCCGGTGGGCGTTGGCGAGCGACTCCAGGCAATGGTCGTTCGCTTTGGCGCACTGTTCATCGACGACCTGCCGGCCTCATTCCACTTCCGCGACAGCCTCGGGTTGCCGCGCAAGCTTTGGGCCTATGTCTGGTACTTACCCGCATGTGTCGGATTAATCATCGTCGCACTTAAATCGCGTGGCGGACCACGCGCAATGTTGCGCGGCGGAGCCTGGCCCAAGGGAGCCTTTGCCTGCGTGATCTGGGTCTACCTACTGATCTACGCGCTGATCTTCTCGGCCACGGATTACGGCCTATTCCTCAGCGGATGGCAGAGCCTCGATCCGGAGAGCCATGCCCACATTTTCGTGATGCTGCCCTGGCTGGCGGCTGCCATAGGACTGAGCGCACACTATTTGCTGAACGGCTCACGACCGAAAATCTGGTTGCCCTTATTGCTTTGCGGACCCTTGATCGCCGGAACTATCGGGCAGAGCAGCCTGTTGCAATTTGATAAACCGCAGGTCGAGCGCCTGCGATCCAAAGCCTGGGACGAGGGGATAATCTACGTTGAGATCGGCAGCAAGTGGGCGCGCGATCCCGATCGTCTGTGGGAAATCGGCGGACAGCTGGGCGATCTTGAGGCGTCATACTTCAGCTTCGGCGTGGGAATTCAGTTCGGGCTGTGGAACGATGGCAGCGCGCGCAGGGCGTTGCAGGCCTGCGACCGCCACTTTGATCGGGCGAACGCACCCTACTGTGCTCTGGGCGTCGGCGTCGGACTGTACACCGTGCCCAACCTGTCGCCCACGGCCCGCCGCGCTGTGATCGATGCTGTTGAAAGCGATTACAGCGATCTGGTTAAAGCCGGCGCGGCAATCGGCGAGATCTGGGTCGATGCGGCAGCCGGGCCGTACTTCGAGCGCTCCTGGCAGCGCGACTTCCGCGAGCTGGGCGCAACGCCCGAGGACGCCGATCGCTTGCAACGCTTTATCGATCTGCAGCTGAAAATGCTCGAGGTGCAGCCGCCCAAGTAG
- a CDS encoding phasin family protein, which translates to MAQIKISQVREGVKTALKPLANLEERFKEIVEKIQSQKVKTDDLPKVLNELTGKLKKARSEFERSFSDGLTQMMGAINVATKADIDAIDKKIDKLAKQMAKLQAPSAKKAPVKKAVAKKAQAKKPVAKKKASKK; encoded by the coding sequence ATGGCACAGATCAAGATCAGTCAGGTACGCGAGGGCGTCAAGACCGCTCTCAAGCCGCTGGCGAACCTCGAAGAGCGCTTCAAGGAAATCGTCGAGAAGATCCAGTCCCAGAAGGTCAAGACCGACGACCTGCCAAAAGTACTCAACGAGCTTACCGGCAAACTGAAAAAGGCCCGCAGCGAGTTCGAGCGTTCCTTCAGCGACGGTCTGACCCAGATGATGGGCGCGATCAACGTCGCCACCAAGGCCGACATCGACGCCATCGACAAGAAGATCGACAAGCTGGCCAAGCAGATGGCCAAACTGCAGGCCCCCAGCGCCAAAAAGGCCCCGGTCAAGAAAGCCGTTGCCAAGAAGGCCCAGGCCAAAAAGCCGGTTGCCAAGAAAAAAGCATCCAAGAAGTAA